The Candidatus Angelobacter sp. DNA segment AGTCGGAAGTCGCGCGCTTCTTCGTTGGTTGCCTGCCAGAGGGTGGCCTCTGCGGGACGGGTGGCGCTCCGGACCGTGATTGAGCCGTCTTTCCCGGCAGTCCAGGAAAACTCCGGTAGTGAGCCGCCTTTCACGACCGCGTTGTAGCACGCCAGAAGGGACTGCCAGGCGTCACTGCCTTTCAGACCATGGTCCGCGTTCGGCACGTAGCGGAGATACTTCACTCCCGGCAGGTCGTTGAAATAAAACTGCGATGAATCGGGCAGAAAAAACTGGTCGCCGCTCGCGTTGATCAGAAACTTCGGGATGCCCAGGCGGGCGCGGTATTGATAGGGCTCCTCGATTTTCATCAAGGCCCGGTATTCAGGTGTGCCGCTCCAATCCATGATCTTCAACGCAACATAATCGGCGATCGCGGGCGCCCAGAAACCGTAGGCCTCCCAGTGGTGAACGAAGGAGGGTTCGATGTTCAGCAGGTCAATCACGATGGGCGCGATGGCGATCACGCGATTGTCAACGGCGGCGGTGGTCCAGGTCGTCCAGCCCCGCTTCGAGCCGCCGGAAACGAAAAACTTGTCCACAGCGACCTTGCCGCCGACGTCGCTGGCGCAAAACGCGGTGATTGTGTCCATGGCTCGCACGGCGGCCTTGGTCATGGGGAGGCGTGCGGGCCACTTCTCATCGCCCGTCCGGAGAAATTTGTCCCAAGTGTAAGCGATGATTCCGTCTTCGGTGCGTTCTTGCGTTTCGCCGGCGAAAGTGAGCGGTTCGTTGGGGACGTTGCGCAGTTCGGCGGTGACGGTCCCGGTTTTGGTGGCAATGGTCGTGAAGTTGGCGTCTGCTTTTGACGGCGCGCCGCTCTTGTTGCTCCCGCCGCTGATGAACAGCAGGCCGGTTGAACTGGTGACCTGGTCCGGCTTCACGATTGTTAGCCAGTGCTGCCAAAGGGTGCGGTCCACCTCGTTGGTGGTGAGCCACGCCTGCGAGGTCATGTCCAAAACATAGGTCGTGTAGCCATCGCCTTTGAGCGTATTGACCATGCGCCACATATAGTTTGTGTCCGGCGTGGCAACATAGCGGTCGAGCGCAGTCTGCGGACTCAGGAGCGTCCGGTCGGCCGTTGCGGCCGCCAACCCGGCGATGCAGGCAAACGTCGCGACAGAAAGGGCGAAAGTGAATCGGAGAG contains these protein-coding regions:
- a CDS encoding PhoPQ-activated pathogenicity-related family protein, with protein sequence MKSRPLRFTFALSVATFACIAGLAAATADRTLLSPQTALDRYVATPDTNYMWRMVNTLKGDGYTTYVLDMTSQAWLTTNEVDRTLWQHWLTIVKPDQVTSSTGLLFISGGSNKSGAPSKADANFTTIATKTGTVTAELRNVPNEPLTFAGETQERTEDGIIAYTWDKFLRTGDEKWPARLPMTKAAVRAMDTITAFCASDVGGKVAVDKFFVSGGSKRGWTTWTTAAVDNRVIAIAPIVIDLLNIEPSFVHHWEAYGFWAPAIADYVALKIMDWSGTPEYRALMKIEEPYQYRARLGIPKFLINASGDQFFLPDSSQFYFNDLPGVKYLRYVPNADHGLKGSDAWQSLLACYNAVVKGGSLPEFSWTAGKDGSITVRSATRPAEATLWQATNEEARDFRLMTIGPAWKSTRIRAKGTGPFVYPARIGKPAKGWTAGFVELTFTNGTSAPFKFTTDVHVVPDVLPFKYTKPVPPR